Proteins found in one Longimicrobium sp. genomic segment:
- the coxB gene encoding cytochrome c oxidase subunit II yields MKSRATLAGPPRDAAAALARLARGASMAAVPLLLAGCGEDHVRKYPQTVFHPTTEYARITDRLFMLSLYLGVAVGIAVLAVLVYFLWKFRYQPGAPEPRQIHGNTRLEVAWTLIPAIILAVIAIPTVKAIFETQPDPSTLPPNTVTIEVIGKQWWWEFRYPQPNGDTVVTANEIHVPVDRTVHLVLKSDNVLHSFWVPQMGGKRDLIPNRINHLVFKPEEAGVYFGQCAEFCGSSHSLMRMRMVAHSGNGYEQWLANEARPAVEPVASDSAVQLGKQLVTTGACAGCHYIEGTAMNAHVGPALTHFGRRRTLAGGIVENDAENLRRWLADPPAVKPGSKMPNLNLTDQQITYISAYLQSLQ; encoded by the coding sequence ATGAAGTCACGAGCGACCCTCGCCGGACCGCCCCGGGACGCCGCCGCCGCCCTCGCGCGCCTGGCGCGCGGCGCCAGCATGGCCGCCGTCCCGCTGCTGCTGGCCGGGTGCGGCGAGGACCACGTCCGCAAGTATCCGCAGACGGTCTTCCACCCCACCACCGAGTACGCCCGCATCACCGACAGGCTGTTCATGCTGTCGCTGTACCTGGGCGTGGCCGTGGGCATCGCGGTGCTGGCGGTGCTGGTGTACTTCCTGTGGAAGTTCCGCTACCAGCCCGGCGCGCCCGAGCCCAGGCAGATCCACGGCAACACGCGCCTCGAGGTGGCGTGGACGCTGATCCCGGCCATCATCCTGGCCGTGATCGCCATCCCCACCGTGAAGGCCATCTTCGAAACGCAGCCCGACCCCTCCACGCTGCCCCCGAATACCGTCACCATCGAGGTGATCGGCAAGCAGTGGTGGTGGGAGTTCCGCTATCCGCAGCCCAACGGCGACACCGTGGTCACCGCCAACGAGATCCACGTTCCCGTGGACCGCACGGTGCACCTGGTGCTGAAGAGCGACAACGTGCTGCACTCGTTCTGGGTGCCGCAGATGGGGGGCAAGCGCGACCTGATCCCCAACCGCATCAACCACCTGGTGTTCAAGCCCGAGGAAGCCGGCGTGTACTTCGGGCAGTGCGCCGAGTTCTGCGGCTCCAGCCACTCGCTGATGCGCATGCGGATGGTGGCCCACAGCGGCAACGGCTACGAGCAGTGGCTGGCCAACGAGGCGCGCCCGGCGGTGGAGCCGGTGGCCAGCGACTCGGCGGTGCAGCTGGGCAAGCAGCTGGTGACCACCGGCGCCTGCGCCGGGTGCCACTACATCGAGGGCACGGCCATGAACGCGCACGTGGGGCCGGCGCTGACCCACTTCGGGCGCCGCCGCACGCTGGCCGGGGGGATCGTGGAGAACGACGCCGAGAACCTGCGGCGCTGGCTGGCCGACCCGCCCGCGGTGAAGCCGGGCTCCAAGATGCCCAACCTGAACCTGACGGACCAGCAGATCACCTACATCTCCGCCTACCTGCAGTCGCTGCAGTAG
- the ctaD gene encoding cytochrome c oxidase subunit I — MASTATVAAPHAPAVAHYEPTGLWSWITTVDHKRIGILYGVTAFLWFLVAGVEALMIRVQLFVPNNHFVTAETYNSLFTMHALTMIFGALMPLTAAFFNFIVPLQIGARDVAFPRLNALSYWLFLFGSLFLNFGWVLKAAPDSGWFAYAPITTLPYSPGMHMDFYVLGLQVLGLSSIIASLNFIITIINLRAPGMRLMRMPIFTWMTLITSVLIVTAMAVFTIAVTELMFDRLFGTNFYNTVSAGADPLLWQHLFWMFGHPEVYILIIPIMGMISEVLPTFSRKPLFGYNVMVFSGVLIGWLGWGVWSHHMFATGMGPIADSFFSLSTMLIAIPTGIKIFNWLGTLYGGSIRFTTAMLFAVAFIAMFTIGGISGVMHASAPSDLQQSDTYFIVAHIHYVFFGGTVLGLWAALYYWYPKVFGRLLDEKLGQFHFWSTFVGMNLTFFPMHFVGMFGMPRRTWTYGPEQGFTAYNQAETVGAFIIALGTLVFAINLFTAWKRGRIAGPNPWGAATLEWSIPSPPPAYNFREIPVVHSRMPLWEDDPTKEAGIPHGRVEEETEQVTIAGTQVAAVRDVHDENKMSAHDLGIHLPPPSFWPIVLAAGISAIFIGLIFRQVPATSAWHNAWYLMFAGIATTVVSIYAWAFEPGH; from the coding sequence ATGGCTTCGACAGCAACGGTTGCCGCACCCCACGCCCCGGCCGTGGCCCACTACGAGCCCACGGGGCTCTGGAGCTGGATCACGACCGTGGACCACAAGCGGATCGGGATCCTGTACGGGGTCACCGCGTTCCTCTGGTTCCTGGTGGCGGGCGTCGAGGCGCTGATGATCCGCGTGCAGCTCTTCGTGCCCAACAACCACTTCGTGACGGCCGAGACCTACAACTCGCTGTTCACGATGCACGCGCTGACCATGATCTTCGGCGCGCTGATGCCGCTGACGGCGGCGTTCTTCAACTTCATCGTGCCGCTGCAGATCGGCGCGCGCGACGTGGCCTTCCCGCGGCTGAACGCGCTCTCGTACTGGCTGTTCCTGTTCGGCTCGCTCTTCCTGAACTTCGGCTGGGTCCTGAAGGCCGCGCCCGACTCGGGGTGGTTCGCGTACGCGCCCATCACCACGCTGCCGTACTCGCCGGGCATGCACATGGACTTCTACGTCCTGGGGCTGCAGGTGCTCGGCCTGTCGTCGATCATCGCCAGCTTGAACTTCATCATCACCATCATCAACCTGCGCGCGCCGGGGATGCGGCTGATGCGCATGCCGATCTTCACCTGGATGACGCTGATCACCTCGGTGCTGATCGTGACGGCCATGGCGGTGTTCACCATCGCCGTGACCGAGCTGATGTTCGACCGGCTGTTCGGCACCAACTTCTACAACACGGTGAGCGCCGGGGCCGACCCGCTCCTCTGGCAGCACCTGTTCTGGATGTTCGGCCACCCCGAGGTGTACATCCTCATCATCCCCATCATGGGGATGATCTCCGAGGTGCTCCCCACCTTCAGCCGCAAGCCGCTGTTCGGCTACAACGTGATGGTGTTCAGCGGCGTGCTGATCGGCTGGCTGGGGTGGGGCGTGTGGAGCCACCACATGTTCGCCACGGGGATGGGGCCCATCGCCGACAGCTTCTTCTCGCTGTCGACCATGCTCATCGCCATCCCCACGGGGATCAAGATCTTCAACTGGCTGGGCACGCTGTACGGCGGCAGCATCCGCTTCACCACCGCGATGCTCTTCGCCGTGGCGTTCATCGCCATGTTCACCATCGGCGGGATCAGCGGGGTGATGCACGCCTCCGCGCCCAGCGACCTGCAGCAGAGCGACACCTACTTCATCGTGGCCCACATACACTACGTGTTCTTCGGGGGCACGGTGCTGGGGCTGTGGGCGGCGCTGTACTACTGGTATCCCAAGGTCTTCGGGCGGCTGCTGGACGAGAAGCTGGGGCAGTTCCACTTCTGGTCGACCTTCGTGGGGATGAACCTGACCTTCTTCCCCATGCACTTCGTGGGGATGTTCGGGATGCCGCGCCGCACCTGGACCTACGGGCCGGAGCAGGGCTTCACCGCCTACAACCAGGCGGAGACGGTGGGCGCGTTCATCATCGCGCTGGGGACCCTGGTCTTCGCCATCAACCTGTTCACCGCCTGGAAGCGCGGGCGCATCGCGGGGCCGAACCCGTGGGGCGCGGCCACGCTGGAGTGGAGCATCCCCAGCCCGCCGCCGGCCTACAACTTCCGCGAGATCCCGGTGGTGCACAGCCGCATGCCGCTGTGGGAGGACGACCCCACCAAGGAGGCGGGGATCCCGCACGGGCGCGTGGAGGAGGAGACGGAGCAGGTGACCATCGCCGGCACGCAGGTGGCGGCGGTGCGCGACGTGCACGACGAGAACAAGATGAGCGCGCACGACCTGGGCATTCACCTGCCGCCGCCGTCGTTCTGGCCCATCGTGCTGGCGGCGGGGATCAGCGCCATCTTCATCGGCCTGATCTTCCGGCAGGTGCCCGCGACGTCGGCCTGGCACAACGCCTGGTACCTGATGTTTGCCGGCATCGCGACCACGGTGGTGTCGATCTACGCCTGGGCGTTCGAGCCGGGGCACTGA
- a CDS encoding cytochrome c oxidase subunit 3: MSAHAASPAHIDTSTGLDSRKMAFWTFIGSECLLFGSLIATYMAYKGRSINPPYPHDVVINGKAFHGILNIPLTSFSTFILLMSSVAMVFALWNVQRGNKPWDAFWLFMTALGGSIFLGCQVFEFTHFYHEGLTLRSNLFGSTFYVLTGFHGAHVTVGIIYLITLGVMALRGRIGPERTLNVEIAGLYWHFVDVIWIVIFPLVYLIR, translated from the coding sequence ATGAGCGCGCACGCGGCCAGCCCGGCGCACATCGACACCAGCACCGGGCTGGACAGCCGCAAGATGGCGTTCTGGACCTTCATCGGCTCCGAGTGCCTGCTGTTCGGCTCGCTGATCGCCACCTACATGGCGTACAAGGGGCGCAGCATCAACCCGCCCTATCCGCACGACGTGGTGATCAACGGGAAGGCCTTCCACGGCATCCTGAACATCCCCCTGACCTCGTTCAGCACCTTCATCCTGCTGATGAGCTCGGTGGCCATGGTGTTCGCGCTGTGGAACGTGCAGCGCGGCAACAAGCCGTGGGACGCCTTCTGGCTGTTCATGACGGCGCTGGGCGGCTCGATCTTCCTGGGGTGCCAGGTGTTCGAGTTCACCCACTTCTACCACGAGGGGCTGACGCTGAGGAGCAACCTCTTCGGCAGTACCTTCTACGTGCTGACCGGCTTCCACGGCGCGCACGTGACGGTGGGGATCATCTACCTGATTACGCTGGGGGTGATGGCGCTGCGCGGCCGCATCGGCCCCGAGCGCACGCTGAACGTGGAGATCGCGGGCCTGTACTGGCACTTCGTGGACGTGATCTGGATCGTGATCTTCCCCCTGGTCTACCTCATCCGTTAG
- a CDS encoding cytochrome C oxidase subunit IV family protein: protein MTSETREIVHDQHAHPGWRFYGVIGVILLVFTALEIVGYIGETKGWYSGGAAAAIILVLSAAKFFSVVAYYMHLKFDNKLFTGIFVFPAVLGCLVIGGMILLFHVVHGEATQLHGEMELRPQMDAAATQTPVGAPAAH, encoded by the coding sequence ATGACGAGCGAAACGCGCGAGATCGTGCACGACCAGCACGCGCACCCCGGGTGGCGCTTCTACGGGGTGATCGGGGTCATCCTCCTGGTGTTCACCGCGCTGGAGATCGTGGGCTACATCGGCGAGACCAAGGGGTGGTACTCGGGCGGCGCGGCGGCGGCCATCATCCTGGTGCTGAGCGCGGCCAAGTTCTTCAGCGTGGTCGCGTACTACATGCACCTGAAGTTCGACAACAAGCTCTTCACCGGGATCTTCGTGTTCCCCGCGGTGCTGGGCTGCCTGGTCATCGGCGGGATGATCCTGCTCTTCCACGTGGTGCACGGCGAGGCCACGCAGCTCCACGGCGAGATGGAGCTGCGCCCGCAGATGGACGCGGCCGCCACCCAGACCCCGGTGGGCGCCCCGGCGGCGCACTGA
- a CDS encoding cytochrome c oxidase assembly protein, whose translation MNAVSTLALLHAQSFDWRVWKLYPSFMVGWLLFAALYFLCIGPLRHRFPGSKPATPRQVASFSFALAAMLLSLQGPLHEISDYYLFSAHMVQHLVLILLMPPFLLAGIPDWLLRPALKPRPVLAVARALTLPLIAFSLNNVIFLAWHFPGPYDLMMRHHAVHITMHLMIMVTGVIMWWPVMSPLPELPRIAPPLQMVYLFLVGIPMMISAALITFSGTPLYQWYVQAPRIFGINPLDDQRLGGVIMWVPGGLVLWIAITAVYFRWTQREVVEDEKDVKIRPPVNRAGMIVPPPYPNP comes from the coding sequence ATGAACGCGGTATCCACCCTGGCCCTGCTGCACGCGCAGTCGTTCGACTGGCGGGTGTGGAAGCTGTACCCGAGCTTCATGGTGGGGTGGCTCCTCTTCGCCGCCCTCTACTTCCTCTGCATCGGCCCGCTGCGCCATCGCTTCCCGGGGTCGAAGCCGGCCACGCCGCGGCAGGTGGCCAGCTTCTCGTTCGCCCTGGCGGCGATGCTGCTGTCGCTGCAGGGGCCGCTGCACGAGATCTCCGACTACTACCTGTTCAGCGCGCACATGGTGCAGCACCTGGTGCTGATCCTGCTGATGCCGCCGTTCCTGCTGGCCGGGATCCCCGACTGGCTGCTGCGGCCCGCGCTGAAGCCCCGCCCGGTGCTCGCCGTGGCCCGCGCGCTCACGCTGCCGCTGATCGCGTTCTCGCTGAACAACGTGATCTTCCTGGCTTGGCACTTTCCCGGGCCGTACGACCTGATGATGCGGCACCACGCCGTCCACATCACCATGCACCTGATGATCATGGTGACGGGGGTGATCATGTGGTGGCCGGTGATGAGCCCGCTGCCGGAGCTGCCGCGGATCGCGCCGCCGCTGCAGATGGTCTACCTCTTCCTGGTCGGCATCCCGATGATGATCTCGGCGGCGCTGATCACCTTCTCGGGCACGCCGCTCTACCAGTGGTACGTGCAGGCGCCGCGCATCTTCGGCATCAACCCGCTCGACGACCAGCGGCTGGGCGGGGTGATCATGTGGGTGCCGGGGGGACTGGTGCTGTGGATCGCCATCACCGCCGTCTACTTTCGCTGGACGCAGCGCGAGGTGGTGGAAGACGAGAAGGACGTGAAGATCCGCCCGCCCGTGAACCGCGCCGGGATGATCGTCCCCCCGCCGTACCCGAACCCTTAG
- a CDS encoding transporter — translation MHIRNLAVAAALAAAAPLRAQTDTTTTPIQDNSFLVEEAYNQERGVVQHISNFVRDRGGDWSYTLTQEWPLWGQAHQLSYTLPLAHAAGETGIGDIFVNYRYQLVGDGDAALAVSPRLSVILPTGDEERGFGSGGVGFQGAVPVSVVLVKDRLVAHSNAGVTWTPKARDTIGNEAATTSVYLAQSAVWLVRPMFNLFVEGVWSRDQSVVGPDATESGNSATISPGVRFGWNLPGGLQIVPGVAVPFGVGPSRGERAIFLYLSLEHPFARTGR, via the coding sequence TTGCACATTCGAAATCTTGCCGTCGCCGCCGCGCTCGCGGCCGCCGCGCCGTTGCGCGCGCAGACCGATACCACCACCACGCCGATCCAGGACAACAGCTTCCTCGTGGAGGAGGCGTACAACCAGGAGCGCGGCGTGGTGCAGCACATCAGCAACTTCGTGCGCGACCGCGGCGGCGACTGGTCGTACACGCTCACCCAGGAGTGGCCGCTCTGGGGTCAGGCGCACCAGCTCAGCTACACCCTCCCCCTCGCGCACGCCGCGGGCGAGACGGGGATCGGCGACATCTTCGTCAACTACCGCTACCAGCTGGTGGGGGATGGAGATGCGGCGCTCGCCGTCTCGCCGCGCCTGAGCGTGATCCTCCCCACGGGCGACGAGGAGCGGGGATTCGGCAGCGGCGGCGTGGGCTTCCAGGGCGCGGTGCCGGTGAGCGTGGTGCTGGTGAAGGATCGTCTCGTCGCGCACTCCAACGCGGGCGTCACGTGGACGCCGAAGGCGAGGGACACGATCGGCAACGAGGCGGCGACGACCTCCGTCTACCTCGCGCAGAGCGCCGTGTGGCTGGTGCGGCCGATGTTCAACCTCTTCGTCGAGGGCGTCTGGTCGCGCGACCAGTCCGTCGTCGGACCGGACGCGACGGAATCGGGGAACAGCGCCACCATCTCGCCCGGCGTGCGGTTCGGGTGGAACCTGCCGGGCGGGCTGCAGATCGTCCCCGGCGTGGCCGTCCCCTTCGGCGTGGGCCCCAGCCGCGGCGAGCGCGCGATCTTCCTCTATCTCAGCCTCGAGCACCCGTTCGCGCGCACCGGCCGATAG
- a CDS encoding outer membrane beta-barrel protein produces MRKTTFALAALAAFAAAPTLHAQSGFALKGHYVFNETNVRDSQDSGFSDVPSPDGFSIGAEYVLPIGIGVGLSAYTEGKATDVNTETTSFSVLAEANYFAKIPVLPIRPYAGVHAGIGRYTIEDVTSGEASPKVEDSRTQLGFQLGLRMQLTKLIGVDGQYRHVSDSASKSQSPDLERNQFMLGVTLF; encoded by the coding sequence ATGAGGAAGACGACGTTCGCACTGGCCGCGCTGGCGGCCTTCGCCGCGGCGCCGACGCTGCACGCGCAGTCGGGGTTCGCGCTGAAAGGGCACTACGTGTTCAACGAGACCAACGTGCGCGACAGCCAGGACTCCGGCTTCAGCGACGTTCCGTCGCCCGACGGGTTCAGCATCGGCGCGGAATACGTGCTGCCCATCGGCATCGGCGTGGGCCTCAGCGCCTACACCGAGGGAAAGGCCACCGACGTGAACACCGAGACCACCAGCTTCTCGGTGCTGGCCGAGGCCAACTACTTCGCGAAGATCCCCGTCCTCCCCATCCGCCCCTATGCGGGCGTGCACGCGGGGATCGGCCGCTACACCATCGAGGATGTCACCTCCGGCGAGGCGTCGCCGAAGGTCGAGGACAGCCGCACCCAGCTCGGCTTCCAGCTGGGGCTGCGCATGCAGCTCACCAAGCTGATCGGCGTCGACGGCCAGTACCGGCACGTGAGCGACTCGGCGTCGAAGAGCCAGAGCCCGGACCTGGAGCGCAACCAGTTCATGCTCGGCGTGACGCTGTTCTGA
- a CDS encoding TMEM175 family protein: MAQRTHARTHGAERGLNRFEGFSDAVFAIALTLLIVETKVPGSPDGPHGYSDLARAMAEQWREHLALVVCYVVIGAYWLQHHYSGRIYAKSDHWFSAINLLFLLAIVVIPYPVRVWCFHLGTRFEPVASVTLVAGLALTACTWMGKWFYGMAGRRVMDERLAPDFLQQMTRRYGIATLIQIAAVPVAVAAPRVGVAIALLCVAFFLLPQPKPRYKPGEEPSEEEKSKE; this comes from the coding sequence ATGGCTCAACGCACCCACGCGCGGACCCATGGTGCCGAGCGCGGACTCAATCGTTTCGAGGGGTTCAGCGACGCGGTTTTCGCAATCGCGCTGACCCTGTTGATCGTCGAGACCAAGGTCCCCGGATCTCCCGACGGCCCGCACGGCTACAGCGATCTGGCGAGGGCCATGGCCGAGCAGTGGCGCGAACATCTCGCGTTGGTAGTCTGCTATGTCGTGATCGGCGCCTACTGGCTGCAGCACCATTATTCGGGCCGCATCTACGCCAAGAGCGATCACTGGTTCAGCGCGATCAACCTCCTGTTCCTGCTGGCCATCGTCGTCATCCCCTATCCCGTCCGCGTCTGGTGCTTCCACCTCGGCACGCGCTTCGAGCCCGTCGCGTCGGTGACCCTGGTTGCCGGCCTCGCCCTGACCGCCTGCACCTGGATGGGCAAGTGGTTCTACGGGATGGCGGGCCGCCGGGTGATGGACGAACGGCTCGCACCCGATTTCCTCCAGCAGATGACGCGCCGCTACGGCATTGCGACGCTGATCCAGATCGCCGCAGTTCCGGTCGCGGTCGCGGCGCCGCGCGTCGGAGTGGCCATCGCGCTACTGTGCGTCGCCTTCTTCCTGCTGCCGCAGCCCAAGCCGCGCTACAAGCCCGGAGAGGAGCCGAGCGAGGAGGAGAAATCGAAAGAGTAG
- a CDS encoding sigma-70 family RNA polymerase sigma factor yields the protein MSAAGAPLRVEPPLRAVPATPDDEPALVERVRAGDAAAFETLVTRYMRRAFAVAYRVMGQKEDAEDLVQEAFMAVLQRIGTFEAGRPFAPWFFRILVNRGLNARKARSLRSVDQIPDATPAHGPTPEREAERGELRDRLRSAMGALPERQRIIVELFELEGFGGPEIAEILEISDGTVRWHLHEARKTLKKALAPYERSA from the coding sequence GTGAGCGCTGCCGGCGCGCCCCTGCGCGTGGAGCCCCCGCTCCGCGCCGTCCCCGCCACGCCCGACGACGAGCCGGCGCTGGTGGAGCGCGTCCGCGCCGGCGACGCGGCCGCGTTCGAGACGCTGGTCACCCGGTACATGCGCCGCGCCTTCGCGGTGGCGTACCGGGTGATGGGGCAAAAGGAGGACGCCGAGGACCTGGTGCAGGAGGCGTTCATGGCCGTCCTGCAGCGGATCGGGACGTTCGAGGCCGGGCGGCCGTTCGCGCCCTGGTTCTTCCGCATCCTCGTGAACCGCGGGCTGAACGCCCGCAAGGCGCGCTCGCTGCGCAGCGTGGACCAGATCCCCGATGCCACCCCCGCGCACGGGCCCACGCCCGAGCGCGAGGCCGAGCGCGGCGAACTGCGCGACCGGCTGCGGTCGGCGATGGGGGCGCTTCCCGAGCGCCAGCGGATCATCGTAGAATTGTTCGAGCTGGAGGGCTTCGGCGGGCCCGAGATCGCGGAGATCCTGGAGATCAGCGACGGGACCGTCCGGTGGCACCTGCACGAGGCGCGCAAGACGCTGAAGAAGGCGCTGGCGCCGTACGAAAGGAGTGCATAA
- a CDS encoding sigma-70 family RNA polymerase sigma factor, which yields MEDNELVQLASQGDGGAIRTLYQRHARRVYAVVRRLAGDDALAEDWAQEAWVRVIRALPGFRGDSQFSTWLHRVAVNSALHGRRGRERKAGRETAIDDSFATRGAAGDPLLRMKLERAMERLPEGMRRVLVLHDVEGYTHEEIGEMLGINPGTCKSQLFKARAKMRAMLSPAPARMEEAEACNT from the coding sequence ATGGAGGACAACGAGCTCGTTCAACTCGCCAGCCAGGGGGACGGCGGCGCCATCCGGACACTGTACCAGCGACACGCGCGCCGCGTGTACGCCGTGGTGCGGCGCCTGGCCGGCGACGACGCCCTGGCCGAGGACTGGGCGCAGGAGGCGTGGGTGCGCGTGATCCGCGCGCTCCCCGGCTTCCGCGGCGACAGCCAGTTCTCCACCTGGCTGCACCGGGTGGCGGTGAACAGCGCGCTGCACGGCCGCCGCGGCCGCGAGCGCAAGGCGGGGCGCGAGACGGCCATCGACGACTCGTTCGCCACGCGCGGCGCCGCCGGCGATCCGCTCCTGCGCATGAAGCTGGAGCGGGCGATGGAACGCCTTCCCGAGGGGATGCGCCGCGTGCTGGTGCTGCACGACGTGGAAGGCTACACCCACGAGGAGATCGGCGAGATGCTGGGGATCAACCCCGGCACCTGCAAGAGCCAGCTGTTCAAGGCGCGGGCGAAGATGCGCGCGATGCTGAGCCCGGCGCCCGCACGGATGGAGGAGGCGGAAGCATGCAACACCTGA
- a CDS encoding PDZ domain-containing protein: MKIRTWLAAAALAVILPAAARAQDRGTGYMGIVFSHDDDDAQVARVERVIAGSPADRAGIRAGDVVVRLNGRAATEDAVEDLREHLDRGDTVRLRVRRSGREEERMLVAAQRPSRVVYGGPGGGEFPGGVIVMPPGDERIVIHMDTLADHMDSLLSRMDSLRVHIGRRHGDSIVIRMDTVMRMWRDSVVRAWPRVSRDLGRQWEQLQGDFGMLPYMFEFGPRSIAGAEFAEMNPGLARYFRTSEGLLVLQVGPQTPAARGGLQAGDVVVEANGRRVAEVGDLREAFARAGRGQEVRLSVVRDGARRQLSVRWDPAEVRTWRVRTEQDRLRSRQERTRTEQERVRARQERERAAQDRARP, from the coding sequence GTGAAGATTCGTACCTGGCTGGCGGCGGCTGCGCTGGCCGTGATCCTTCCCGCCGCCGCCCGCGCGCAGGACCGCGGCACCGGCTACATGGGGATCGTGTTCTCGCACGACGACGACGACGCGCAGGTGGCGCGGGTGGAGCGGGTGATCGCCGGCTCGCCCGCCGATCGTGCCGGGATCCGCGCCGGCGACGTGGTGGTGCGGCTGAACGGCCGCGCCGCGACGGAGGACGCGGTGGAGGACCTGCGCGAGCACCTGGACCGCGGCGACACCGTGCGCCTGCGCGTGCGCCGCTCGGGCCGCGAGGAGGAGCGCATGCTGGTGGCCGCGCAGCGCCCCAGCCGCGTGGTGTACGGCGGCCCCGGCGGCGGCGAGTTCCCCGGCGGGGTGATCGTGATGCCGCCGGGCGACGAGCGCATCGTCATCCACATGGACACGCTGGCCGACCACATGGACTCGCTGCTGTCGCGGATGGACTCGCTGCGCGTGCACATCGGCCGCCGCCACGGCGACAGCATCGTGATCCGCATGGACACGGTGATGCGGATGTGGCGCGACAGCGTGGTGCGCGCGTGGCCCCGCGTCAGCCGCGATCTCGGCCGGCAGTGGGAGCAGCTGCAGGGCGACTTCGGGATGCTCCCCTACATGTTCGAGTTCGGCCCGCGCTCCATCGCCGGCGCCGAGTTCGCGGAGATGAACCCGGGGCTGGCCCGCTACTTCCGCACGAGCGAAGGGCTGCTGGTGCTCCAGGTCGGTCCGCAGACGCCGGCCGCGCGCGGCGGGCTGCAGGCGGGCGACGTGGTGGTCGAGGCGAACGGCCGCCGGGTGGCGGAGGTGGGCGACCTGCGCGAGGCGTTCGCGCGCGCGGGCCGCGGGCAGGAGGTGCGGCTGTCGGTGGTCCGCGACGGCGCGCGGCGGCAGCTGTCCGTGCGCTGGGACCCCGCCGAGGTGCGCACCTGGCGCGTGCGGACCGAGCAGGACCGCCTGCGCTCGCGCCAGGAACGGACGCGCACGGAGCAGGAGCGCGTGCGGGCGCGGCAGGAGCGCGAGCGCGCCGCGCAGGACCGGGCGCGCCCCTGA